From a single Intestinibaculum porci genomic region:
- a CDS encoding DUF5722 domain-containing protein — protein MKKKVFAVVGVVIVIAVALACFYPRDKKQVNTTPLKQLGQATATVSKDQVIIQLKGIGSGGKAKVYAYGANQYCNDDHIRGISKEVKSTGTLVGDYNCGKSETLTVKRYNTHGYDGLYNKYYVIQKNKLLYGPFYATNIASEKQNIALKQKSIKGLFNENSTNLNYAKDLGANSVTMNLDLGTLLYANTHPADAYSMKVNGKTYYFNKANVDSIDSVVKASSQAGMNVIAVCNAWKNNDMNLFSQSLRYNSPKSTILMGTNTSNDTGRDQYIAMMEFLAHRYSQSAATGLISTYVISNEIDFTHYFYDCDDLNTFMEEYSRALRLSNLAIKKYAADVNVAVPFTHYWAKSAGEMFKECPGASLAPKDMVNWLASYTNARGAYDWAIGPHCYGTVNTKSNLAASDVNYKALTGNYKTSPQITFSNFELWNQYLSQPDLLYKGKQRSVYLTESGASSSKGTTQGLNEQAATLAQVYYKVAQMPFVKSFNYYRLNDHPEEAKNGLACGLLDTKNKKKPAYTVYKYIDTKDSTKYANPYLKYINFNKDGKTEMSVAKGTVKSWKDTMTVYTSSFDWNKQWDLNKIYLKK, from the coding sequence ATGAAAAAGAAAGTATTTGCAGTCGTAGGGGTCGTTATTGTCATTGCCGTTGCTTTGGCTTGTTTTTATCCAAGGGATAAAAAACAAGTGAACACCACACCGTTAAAGCAATTAGGACAAGCCACCGCTACCGTTTCAAAAGATCAGGTTATCATACAGTTAAAGGGGATTGGCAGTGGCGGAAAGGCGAAAGTCTATGCTTATGGAGCCAATCAGTATTGCAATGATGATCACATCAGAGGTATTAGTAAAGAGGTGAAGTCTACTGGTACTCTGGTAGGTGATTATAACTGTGGTAAAAGTGAAACATTAACAGTCAAAAGATATAATACGCATGGTTATGATGGTTTATATAACAAGTATTATGTCATTCAAAAAAATAAATTATTGTATGGTCCATTCTATGCTACAAATATTGCATCCGAAAAGCAGAATATAGCTTTAAAACAAAAGTCTATTAAAGGCTTATTTAATGAAAACAGTACTAACTTAAATTATGCGAAAGATTTAGGTGCTAATTCAGTTACAATGAATCTAGATTTAGGAACATTACTTTATGCGAATACGCATCCAGCCGATGCTTATTCAATGAAAGTAAATGGTAAAACATATTATTTCAATAAAGCTAATGTAGATAGTATTGATAGCGTTGTAAAAGCATCTAGTCAGGCAGGTATGAACGTGATCGCTGTATGTAATGCCTGGAAAAATAATGATATGAACTTATTCTCTCAGTCATTACGTTATAACTCGCCGAAGAGTACTATTTTAATGGGGACGAATACATCTAATGATACTGGCAGAGATCAGTATATTGCCATGATGGAATTCTTAGCTCATCGTTATTCTCAGTCAGCGGCGACTGGATTAATTTCGACATATGTCATTTCTAATGAGATTGACTTTACGCATTACTTCTATGATTGTGATGATTTAAATACCTTCATGGAAGAATACTCTCGTGCTTTACGTTTATCTAACTTAGCTATTAAGAAATATGCAGCTGATGTGAATGTTGCTGTTCCATTTACGCATTACTGGGCCAAGAGTGCCGGCGAAATGTTTAAAGAATGTCCTGGTGCTTCCTTAGCTCCTAAAGATATGGTTAACTGGTTAGCTTCTTATACTAATGCTAGAGGAGCCTATGACTGGGCAATCGGACCACACTGTTATGGAACAGTGAATACGAAAAGTAATCTAGCTGCTAGTGATGTCAATTATAAAGCTTTAACAGGTAACTATAAAACATCACCACAGATTACTTTCTCCAACTTTGAATTATGGAATCAGTATTTATCACAGCCTGATCTCCTATATAAGGGTAAACAGCGCAGTGTTTATTTAACTGAAAGTGGTGCTTCTTCCTCAAAAGGCACTACGCAAGGGTTAAACGAACAAGCAGCCACTTTAGCTCAGGTTTATTATAAAGTTGCACAAATGCCATTTGTGAAAAGCTTCAACTATTATCGCTTAAATGATCATCCAGAAGAAGCCAAGAATGGTTTAGCTTGTGGCTTATTAGATACAAAAAATAAAAAGAAACCAGCTTATACGGTTTATAAGTACATTGATACCAAAGATTCCACTAAATACGCTAATCCTTATTTGAAATATATTAATTTCAATAAAGATGGCAAGACAGAAATGAGTGTTGCCAAAGGGACTGTTAAATCTTGGAAAGATACTATGACTGTTTATACCAGTAGCTTTGACTGGAATAAGCAATGGGATTTGAATAAGATTTATTTAAAAAAATAG
- a CDS encoding DUF5722 domain-containing protein has protein sequence MKKKIILAGLLSMSMMATVSTSQSYAKAKATTGLSVSAGADIISIKVTKPTSSGHLYAYNANEYPNGDKMRGISTNVLEKGVDLGSITKGKSQTLSWERYGNDGRDHLYNKYYILSGNKIVKGPIYATSVAAKYGKVGYTQKSIKGIYTEDDLSKATYASDLKATSITYNLGLQNLIYSQDSGTAPSDAISFESNGQTYYFNKSVVDEYDQKIQDANRRGMNVIAVLIPWVESNANYPAELRYNSSASKTTWGTNTSNGKGRDYYIAMVEFLANRYSQSKAQGQISTYVIGNEIDFTHYFYSTSNFNKYMEEYARSLRLSNLAIKKYASNANVAVPFTHYWAKSAGQVYKECPSPSFAPKKMLDWLAKYTNARGAFDWAIAPHPYGVINTKSNQAYYDTKTGAINGNYKTSKELTFTNFEILDQYLSTSALKYKGKQRSVYLTESGASSGNMKATARFNEQAASLIQAYYKVANLKFVKSYNYYRLQDNEEEAKNSLTCGLLKPNGSKKPVYNIYKAIDTKSSNSKTKKYLKYVSYYKNGKTKVSGKKLKSWKDAMGVYKTKVNWNKKWKWSNIYRK, from the coding sequence ATGAAGAAAAAAATTATTTTAGCTGGATTACTTTCTATGAGTATGATGGCAACCGTAAGTACAAGTCAAAGCTACGCTAAAGCAAAAGCGACCACAGGTTTAAGTGTTAGTGCTGGCGCTGATATAATATCTATTAAAGTGACGAAGCCAACATCTAGTGGACACCTTTATGCGTACAATGCTAATGAATATCCTAATGGGGATAAAATGCGTGGGATCAGTACAAATGTATTAGAAAAAGGGGTTGACCTTGGCTCTATTACAAAGGGAAAATCTCAGACATTGTCTTGGGAACGTTATGGAAATGATGGAAGAGATCATCTCTATAATAAGTACTATATCTTAAGTGGCAATAAAATTGTCAAAGGGCCTATTTATGCAACGAGTGTAGCAGCAAAATATGGTAAAGTGGGATACACTCAGAAGTCTATTAAAGGGATTTATACTGAAGATGATTTGTCAAAAGCAACCTATGCTAGTGATTTAAAAGCAACTTCAATTACTTATAACTTAGGTTTACAAAATTTGATTTATTCTCAGGATTCAGGAACTGCACCAAGTGATGCTATTTCCTTTGAAAGTAATGGTCAAACTTATTATTTTAATAAAAGTGTTGTGGATGAATATGATCAAAAAATTCAAGATGCTAATCGTCGCGGTATGAATGTTATTGCTGTATTAATTCCATGGGTAGAAAGCAATGCAAACTATCCGGCAGAATTGAGATACAATTCATCTGCTAGTAAAACAACATGGGGAACGAATACATCAAATGGAAAAGGTCGAGATTATTATATTGCGATGGTGGAATTCTTAGCTAACAGATATTCACAGTCAAAAGCACAAGGTCAGATCAGTACTTATGTGATTGGTAATGAAATTGACTTTACGCATTACTTCTATTCAACAAGCAACTTTAATAAATATATGGAAGAATATGCACGTTCATTACGATTATCCAACTTAGCAATCAAAAAATATGCGTCAAATGCCAACGTCGCTGTTCCATTCACTCATTACTGGGCAAAAAGTGCCGGACAGGTTTATAAAGAATGTCCAAGTCCATCATTTGCACCGAAAAAGATGTTAGACTGGTTAGCTAAATATACCAATGCCAGAGGTGCTTTTGATTGGGCAATTGCACCACATCCATATGGTGTTATTAATACGAAGTCTAATCAGGCTTACTATGATACCAAAACAGGTGCGATCAATGGAAACTATAAGACCTCAAAAGAATTAACCTTCACCAACTTTGAAATCTTAGATCAGTACTTATCTACAAGTGCATTAAAATATAAAGGAAAGCAAAGAAGTGTGTACCTGACGGAAAGTGGTGCTTCTTCAGGAAATATGAAAGCTACTGCACGTTTTAATGAACAAGCTGCTTCCCTTATTCAGGCATACTATAAGGTGGCTAACTTAAAGTTTGTCAAGTCTTATAACTATTATCGTTTACAGGATAACGAAGAAGAAGCTAAAAATAGTTTAACATGTGGCTTATTAAAGCCTAATGGATCAAAGAAGCCAGTTTACAATATTTATAAAGCTATTGATACTAAATCATCTAATAGTAAGACTAAGAAATATCTGAAATATGTAAGCTACTATAAGAATGGCAAAACCAAAGTATCGGGAAAGAAACTGAAATCATGGAAAGATGCTATGGGAGTTTATAAAACAAAAGTCAACTGGAATAAAAAATGGAAATGGTCCAATATTTATCGTAAATAG